In Janthinobacterium sp. 67, a genomic segment contains:
- a CDS encoding GNAT family N-acetyltransferase has product MNHIVIRPSSAADWLALKSTRLAALLDAPTAFGASHASAAGFSDADWQQRATSTPQRTFFLAFDGEQAIGLAAQVVAGNGECHLIAMWVQSEYRGLAVAQGLVDAVKQCAVGNGHPRLVLDVAPENARAAAFYQKQGFVFLPVWEALESHPHIRVQKMEWRAPA; this is encoded by the coding sequence TTGAATCACATCGTCATCCGCCCCAGCAGCGCCGCCGACTGGCTGGCGTTGAAGTCCACGCGTCTGGCCGCCCTGCTCGACGCGCCCACGGCCTTTGGCGCCAGCCACGCCAGCGCGGCCGGTTTTTCCGATGCCGACTGGCAGCAGCGCGCCACCAGCACGCCACAGCGCACGTTTTTCCTCGCCTTTGACGGAGAACAAGCCATCGGCCTGGCCGCACAAGTGGTGGCCGGCAATGGCGAGTGTCATCTGATCGCCATGTGGGTACAGTCCGAATATCGGGGCCTGGCCGTGGCGCAAGGCCTGGTCGATGCCGTGAAACAATGCGCCGTGGGCAATGGCCATCCTCGGCTGGTGCTCGACGTGGCGCCGGAGAATGCGCGCGCGGCGGCGTTTTACCAGAAACAGGGCTTTGTCTTTTTACCGGTATGGGAAGCGCTGGAAAGCCATCCGCATATCCGCGTGCAGAAGATGGAGTGGCGGGCGCCGGCTTGA
- a CDS encoding response regulator transcription factor, with amino-acid sequence MQDDRLLLIVEDDAAFARTLGRSFERRGYQVILATNFDEASALLEQHCPDYAVVDLKLNGNTSGLACVQMLHQHDPDMLIVVLTGYASIGTAVEAIKLGACQYLAKPSNTDDIEAAFGHVAGNADIELTNRATNIKTLEWERIHEMLAETDFNISETARRLGMHRRTLARKLEKQRVK; translated from the coding sequence ATGCAGGATGACCGTCTGTTACTGATCGTGGAAGACGACGCCGCGTTTGCCCGCACCCTGGGCCGTTCGTTCGAGCGGCGCGGCTACCAGGTCATCCTGGCCACCAATTTCGACGAAGCGAGCGCCCTGCTCGAGCAGCATTGCCCCGACTACGCCGTCGTCGACCTGAAACTCAATGGCAATACCTCGGGCCTGGCCTGCGTGCAGATGCTGCACCAGCATGACCCGGACATGCTGATCGTCGTGCTGACCGGCTACGCCAGCATCGGCACGGCCGTCGAAGCGATCAAGCTGGGCGCCTGCCAGTATCTGGCCAAGCCGTCGAACACGGACGACATCGAAGCGGCCTTCGGCCACGTGGCCGGCAACGCCGACATCGAACTGACGAACCGCGCCACCAACATCAAGACCCTGGAATGGGAACGCATCCACGAAATGCTGGCCGAGACGGATTTCAATATCTCGGAAACGGCGAGAAGGCTGGGCATGCACCGGCGCACGCTGGCGCGCAAGCTGGAAAAGCAGCGGGTCAAGTAG
- the cyoC gene encoding cytochrome o ubiquinol oxidase subunit III, protein MSDTIAHNTGAAGAAPSTRSYFVREHHPENGSLLGFWLYLMSDCLIFACLFATYAVLGRSYADGPTGAALFDLPLVAVNTAMLLLSSITYGFAMLAMQRKQLRSTLVWLAITGLFGLAFLSLEMYEFIHLIHEGAGPQRSAFLSSFFALVGTHGLHVTFGVIWLVTLMFQLNKHGLTPENGRRMMCLSLFWHFLDVIWIGVFTFVYLMGVLP, encoded by the coding sequence ATGTCTGATACCATCGCCCATAACACCGGCGCCGCTGGCGCCGCACCAAGCACGCGCAGCTACTTTGTGCGCGAGCACCACCCGGAAAACGGCAGCCTGCTGGGTTTCTGGCTTTACCTGATGAGCGATTGCCTGATCTTCGCCTGTCTGTTCGCCACCTATGCAGTGCTGGGCCGCAGCTACGCGGACGGCCCGACGGGCGCCGCGCTGTTCGACCTGCCGCTGGTGGCCGTCAACACGGCCATGCTGCTGCTGTCGTCGATCACCTACGGCTTCGCCATGCTGGCCATGCAGCGCAAGCAATTGCGCAGCACCCTGGTCTGGCTGGCCATCACGGGCCTGTTCGGCCTGGCCTTCCTGTCGCTGGAAATGTATGAATTCATTCATCTGATCCACGAAGGCGCCGGTCCGCAGCGCAGCGCGTTCCTGTCGTCGTTCTTCGCCCTGGTCGGCACCCACGGCTTGCACGTGACGTTCGGCGTGATCTGGCTCGTGACCCTGATGTTCCAGTTGAACAAGCATGGCCTGACCCCGGAAAACGGCCGCCGCATGATGTGCCTGTCGCTGTTCTGGCACTTCCTGGACGTCATCTGGATCGGCGTCTTCACCTTTGTCTACCTGATGGGAGTGCTGCCATGA
- the cyoA gene encoding ubiquinol oxidase subunit II produces the protein MFSLKVRRGLFLLPLALLAGCNTVVLNPSGDIAVQQGNLIVISTLLMLLIIVPVIALTLLFAWRYRKNNTAAKYEPDWDHSTRLELIIWGAPLLIIIVLGLLTWISTHTLDPYRPLSRIDANRPIPASHKPMIVEVVALDWKWLFIYPEQGIASVNELYAPVDRPIRFKITASSVMNSFFIPALAGQIYAMPGMETQLNAVINKPGEYKGFSANYSGAGFSGMRFKFHGVNDADFDKWVASARAGGGALNRDDYLSLAQPSERDPVRHYSAVPNDLYKAILNRTIVSDALCVTPVEPYKLTMANSPVAAVTAVVASDAVVEKGVQAK, from the coding sequence ATGTTTTCATTAAAAGTTCGTCGCGGACTGTTTCTTTTACCTCTCGCATTGTTGGCTGGTTGCAATACGGTGGTACTGAATCCGTCTGGTGACATCGCAGTTCAGCAAGGCAATCTGATTGTCATCTCGACATTGCTGATGCTGTTGATTATCGTTCCGGTAATCGCCCTGACCCTGCTTTTCGCATGGCGCTATAGAAAAAACAACACCGCGGCCAAATACGAGCCGGACTGGGACCACTCGACTCGCCTCGAGCTGATTATCTGGGGCGCGCCCCTGTTGATCATTATCGTGCTGGGCCTGCTGACCTGGATCAGCACCCACACCCTCGATCCATACCGCCCATTGAGCCGTATCGACGCCAATCGTCCCATTCCTGCCAGCCACAAGCCGATGATCGTCGAAGTCGTGGCCCTGGACTGGAAATGGCTGTTCATCTACCCGGAGCAAGGCATCGCTTCCGTGAATGAACTGTATGCGCCCGTCGATCGTCCGATCCGCTTCAAGATCACCGCGTCGTCCGTCATGAACTCGTTCTTCATCCCCGCACTGGCAGGTCAGATCTACGCCATGCCGGGCATGGAAACGCAGTTGAATGCCGTCATCAACAAGCCTGGCGAATACAAGGGTTTCTCCGCGAACTACAGCGGTGCCGGTTTCTCGGGCATGCGCTTCAAGTTCCACGGTGTCAATGATGCGGACTTCGACAAATGGGTGGCATCGGCACGCGCCGGTGGCGGCGCGCTGAACCGCGACGACTACCTGTCGCTGGCCCAGCCTAGCGAACGCGATCCGGTGCGTCACTACAGCGCCGTGCCTAACGATCTGTACAAGGCAATCCTGAATCGCACCATCGTTTCCGACGCCCTGTGCGTGACGCCGGTCGAGCCATACAAATTGACGATGGCAAATAGCCCGGTAGCGGCCGTAACGGCAGTAGTCGCTAGCGATGCAGTAGTTGAAAAGGGCGTTCAAGCCAAGTAA
- a CDS encoding PhnE/PtxC family ABC transporter permease encodes MPRDPAWRGRLTGAAIILIVLWPMLVQAEFKPWILWDAQSLAATWQFMASFVPPAHSLEFLQLVAVSSWETIAMATAGMALAMLGAIPLTLLVTERLSISRIGSGRVSPLAAALRHCVRALLVLLRSVPELVWALLLVRIVGLGPTAGVIAIALTYCGMLGKVYAEILESSDASACNALLHNGSGRLKALLYGALPESAAELVSYTIYRWECAIRGSVVMGFVGAGGLGQRMDESMKMMAGSELATMLMVFVLLVAGADAVSAMLRRRLA; translated from the coding sequence ATGCCGCGCGACCCCGCCTGGCGCGGCCGCCTGACTGGCGCCGCAATCATCCTCATCGTGCTGTGGCCGATGCTGGTGCAAGCCGAATTCAAGCCGTGGATTTTATGGGATGCGCAAAGCCTGGCCGCCACCTGGCAATTCATGGCCAGCTTCGTGCCGCCCGCGCACTCACTGGAATTTTTGCAACTGGTGGCCGTATCAAGCTGGGAAACCATCGCCATGGCCACGGCCGGCATGGCGCTGGCCATGCTGGGCGCCATTCCCTTGACCCTGCTGGTGACGGAGCGCTTGTCGATCTCGCGCATCGGCAGCGGAAGAGTGTCGCCGCTGGCCGCCGCCCTGCGCCATTGCGTGCGGGCCTTGCTGGTGCTGCTGCGCAGCGTGCCGGAACTGGTCTGGGCCTTGCTGTTGGTGCGCATCGTGGGACTGGGACCGACGGCGGGCGTGATCGCCATTGCCCTCACCTATTGCGGCATGCTGGGCAAGGTGTATGCGGAAATCCTCGAATCGTCGGATGCGTCCGCCTGTAACGCCCTGCTCCACAACGGCAGCGGCAGATTAAAAGCCTTGCTGTACGGCGCCCTGCCCGAGTCGGCCGCCGAACTGGTGTCGTACACGATTTACCGCTGGGAATGCGCGATCCGCGGCTCCGTCGTCATGGGCTTTGTCGGCGCCGGCGGCCTGGGCCAGCGCATGGATGAATCGATGAAGATGATGGCGGGCAGTGAGTTGGCCACCATGCTGATGGTCTTCGTGCTGCTGGTGGCGGGTGCCGACGCCGTGTCCGCCATGCTGCGCCGGAGGCTGGCATGA
- a CDS encoding SURF1 family protein, producing MMSQTRPGSTGRAPGAASQDAAPGPRGMVVRYALAVLAGILFAGFCALGTWQVKRLFWKLDLIERVEQRVHAPATDAPGPAAWASITQQTDEYRHVRLSGTYLPIFNTLVQATTALGSGYWLMTPLRLADGSTVLVNRGFVPKREGIAASTPAGIVHVDGLLRVSETGGGFLRENSPATQHWYSRDVAAIGASHMLTKVAPYFVDAKAKSETASDAPVGGLTVVSFHNNHLVYALTWFALALMVAGITWWIVREDKRRRARRRAGTQESDHAGQD from the coding sequence ATGATGAGTCAAACGCGCCCTGGCAGTACCGGGCGCGCCCCTGGCGCCGCATCGCAAGATGCCGCGCCAGGCCCACGCGGCATGGTCGTGCGATATGCGCTGGCCGTGCTGGCGGGGATCCTGTTTGCCGGTTTCTGTGCCCTGGGCACCTGGCAAGTCAAGCGCCTGTTCTGGAAGCTTGACCTGATCGAGCGCGTCGAACAACGCGTACATGCGCCCGCAACGGACGCACCTGGACCCGCAGCCTGGGCCAGCATCACGCAGCAAACGGACGAATACCGCCATGTGCGACTCTCCGGTACCTATCTCCCCATTTTCAATACCCTGGTGCAAGCAACGACGGCACTGGGCAGCGGTTACTGGCTGATGACGCCATTGCGCCTGGCCGATGGCAGCACCGTGCTGGTCAACCGCGGCTTTGTGCCGAAACGCGAAGGCATCGCCGCCAGCACGCCGGCCGGCATCGTCCACGTCGACGGCTTGCTGCGCGTCAGCGAGACGGGCGGTGGTTTCTTGCGCGAAAACAGTCCTGCCACGCAGCACTGGTATTCGCGCGATGTGGCCGCCATCGGCGCCTCGCACATGCTGACCAAGGTGGCGCCATATTTTGTCGACGCGAAGGCCAAATCGGAAACGGCCAGCGACGCTCCCGTCGGCGGACTGACCGTGGTTTCCTTCCACAACAACCACCTCGTGTACGCCTTGACGTGGTTTGCGCTGGCCCTGATGGTGGCCGGCATCACGTGGTGGATCGTGCGCGAAGACAAGCGTCGCCGCGCGCGCCGCCGCGCCGGCACGCAAGAGAGCGACCATGCCGGGCAGGATTGA
- a CDS encoding MFS transporter: MSSTRTHGGDVPADFAPHSLRDARGAGTVESHIDPGEIAVGVIIGRASEYFDFFVYAIASVLVFPRVFFPFEERLEGTLYAFLIFSFAFIARPFGTVIFMEIQRRMGRSAKLTFALFLLGVSTAGIAFLPTYAHLGFAAIVWLSVLRIGQGVALGGSWDGLPSLLALNAPQNKRGWYAMLGQLGAPAGFLIAAGLFWFMLTTLTDEEFLDWGWRYPFYVAFAINVVALFARLRLVSTNEYARLLDERELQPVSVFEMSRGQGRNVLIGALAALASYALFHLVTVFPLSWISVYQTRSASDFLQIQMMGAVLAAIGVVISGLLADKVGRRTTLGVLAVLIAIFSAFVPTLMGGGNTGQDVFILVGFSLLGLSYGQAAGAVTANFPARFRYTGAALTSDLAWLVGAGFAPLVALGLSANFGLAYVSFYLLSGAVASLAALSLNRALEIRD; the protein is encoded by the coding sequence ATGTCCAGCACGCGCACACACGGCGGGGACGTACCCGCCGACTTTGCCCCCCATTCCCTGCGCGACGCACGCGGGGCCGGCACGGTCGAATCGCATATCGACCCCGGTGAGATCGCCGTCGGCGTGATCATCGGCCGCGCTTCCGAATACTTTGACTTCTTTGTCTACGCCATCGCCTCGGTGCTGGTGTTTCCGCGCGTCTTCTTCCCGTTCGAGGAACGCCTGGAGGGTACCTTATATGCATTCCTGATCTTTTCGTTCGCATTCATCGCCCGCCCCTTCGGCACCGTGATCTTCATGGAAATCCAGCGCCGCATGGGGCGCAGCGCCAAGCTGACGTTCGCCCTCTTCCTGCTGGGCGTGTCGACCGCCGGCATCGCCTTCCTGCCGACCTATGCCCACCTGGGCTTTGCCGCCATCGTCTGGCTGTCCGTGCTGCGCATCGGCCAGGGCGTGGCCCTGGGCGGTTCCTGGGATGGCTTGCCATCGCTGCTGGCCCTGAACGCGCCGCAGAACAAGCGCGGCTGGTATGCCATGCTGGGCCAGCTGGGCGCGCCCGCCGGCTTCCTCATCGCCGCCGGCCTGTTCTGGTTCATGCTCACCACCCTGACGGACGAAGAATTCCTCGACTGGGGCTGGCGCTATCCTTTCTACGTGGCGTTCGCCATCAACGTGGTGGCCCTGTTTGCCCGCCTGCGCCTGGTGTCGACGAATGAATATGCGCGCCTGCTGGACGAACGCGAACTGCAGCCCGTGAGCGTGTTTGAAATGAGCCGCGGCCAGGGCCGCAACGTGCTGATCGGCGCCCTCGCCGCGCTGGCCAGCTACGCCCTGTTCCACCTCGTGACCGTGTTCCCGCTGTCGTGGATCTCCGTCTACCAGACCCGTTCCGCTTCGGACTTCCTGCAAATCCAGATGATGGGCGCCGTGCTGGCCGCCATCGGCGTGGTGATTTCCGGCTTGCTGGCCGATAAAGTGGGCCGCCGCACCACCTTGGGCGTGCTGGCCGTGCTGATCGCCATCTTCAGCGCCTTCGTGCCGACCCTGATGGGTGGCGGCAATACGGGCCAGGACGTGTTCATCCTCGTGGGCTTCAGCCTGCTGGGCTTGTCCTACGGCCAGGCAGCCGGCGCCGTGACGGCCAACTTCCCTGCCCGCTTCCGCTACACGGGTGCGGCGCTGACGTCCGACCTGGCCTGGCTCGTGGGTGCCGGCTTCGCCCCGCTCGTGGCGCTGGGCCTGTCGGCCAACTTCGGTCTCGCCTACGTCAGCTTCTACCTGCTGTCGGGCGCCGTCGCCTCGCTGGCCGCCCTGAGCCTGAACCGGGCGCTGGAAATCCGCGACTGA
- a CDS encoding ATP-binding protein, with protein sequence MPGRIEILPNREVLERGAVAAEMEHPAGHQNMKLLIQLRWLAVIGQISTIFGVGVGLGIALPVPYMLEVLSCLIAFNLASLLRWHERQPVSNTALFLALLVDVTVLTAQLYLSGGISNPFAFLYLLQVILSAVLLEVWSTWIMVAITSLCLAGLALLPGPLILPIDPERGFSSLYVQGLLICFILNAALLVVFITRINRNQRAGDAKVADLRQRAAEEEHIIRMGLLASGAAHELGTPLATLSVILGDWRRMPELSKNSELLEEITEMQAQLQRCKSIVSGILLSAGEARGESSVKTTINTFLNDLVDEWRTSRPIQDFEYDNRIEHDVPVVFDSTLKQTICNVLDNALEASPEWLRFEATREADALHLVITDAGPGFEPSMLTHLGKPYQSSKGKPGGGLGLFLVVNVARTLGGTVTARNRVQGGAVVHLALPLAAIKLERESDPHAG encoded by the coding sequence ATGCCGGGCAGGATTGAGATCCTGCCCAACCGCGAAGTGCTGGAGCGCGGCGCGGTGGCGGCCGAGATGGAACATCCGGCCGGCCACCAGAACATGAAGCTGCTGATCCAGCTGCGCTGGCTGGCCGTGATCGGCCAGATCAGCACGATCTTCGGCGTGGGCGTGGGACTGGGCATCGCCTTGCCCGTGCCCTACATGCTCGAAGTGCTGTCCTGCCTCATCGCCTTCAACCTGGCCAGCCTGTTGCGCTGGCACGAACGCCAGCCCGTCTCCAACACGGCCCTGTTCCTCGCCTTGCTGGTCGACGTCACCGTGCTGACGGCCCAGCTTTACCTGAGCGGCGGCATCAGCAATCCGTTTGCCTTCCTGTATTTACTGCAAGTCATCCTCAGCGCCGTCCTGCTGGAAGTGTGGTCGACGTGGATCATGGTGGCCATCACCAGCCTGTGCCTGGCCGGCCTGGCCTTGCTGCCCGGCCCCCTGATCCTGCCGATCGACCCCGAGCGGGGCTTTTCCAGCCTGTACGTGCAAGGCTTGCTGATCTGTTTCATCCTGAACGCGGCCTTGCTGGTGGTCTTCATCACGCGCATCAACCGCAACCAGCGCGCCGGCGACGCCAAGGTGGCGGACTTGCGGCAGCGCGCGGCGGAAGAAGAGCACATCATCCGCATGGGCTTGCTGGCATCGGGCGCCGCGCACGAGCTGGGCACGCCGCTGGCAACACTCTCCGTCATCCTCGGCGACTGGCGCCGCATGCCGGAATTGAGCAAGAACAGCGAATTGCTGGAAGAAATCACGGAAATGCAGGCGCAGCTGCAGCGCTGCAAGAGCATCGTCAGCGGCATTTTATTGTCGGCGGGCGAGGCGCGCGGGGAATCTTCCGTGAAAACGACAATCAATACCTTCCTCAACGACCTGGTCGACGAGTGGCGCACCAGCCGCCCGATCCAGGATTTCGAGTACGATAACCGCATCGAGCACGACGTGCCCGTCGTCTTCGATTCGACGCTGAAACAAACCATTTGCAACGTGCTCGACAATGCGCTGGAAGCGTCGCCCGAGTGGCTGCGTTTTGAAGCGACGCGCGAAGCGGACGCCTTGCACCTGGTCATTACCGATGCGGGCCCCGGCTTCGAGCCATCGATGCTCACGCACCTGGGCAAGCCGTATCAAAGCAGCAAGGGCAAGCCCGGCGGCGGCCTTGGTTTGTTCCTAGTGGTCAATGTCGCGCGCACCCTGGGCGGCACGGTGACGGCGCGCAACCGGGTGCAGGGCGGGGCGGTGGTGCACCTGGCCTTGCCGCTGGCGGCCATCAAACTGGAAAGAGAAAGCGACCCCCATGCAGGATGA
- the phnE gene encoding phosphonate ABC transporter, permease protein PhnE, with product MKHPHFTAMPAPAPVRWSTWALLAGLLLLVIASFASLPLKWGEFFSADALRTTADFLHGFAPPELAPNFLMKVGVATFETLAMSAIGTVIAALAGALLALPASGRFGNVARNATRAILNVLRSIPELVWASILLIAAGLGPFAGTLALALHTVGVLGRLFADAFENCPPLPAATLRINGARPAVAFLYATLPQCGPQMMSYTLYRWENNIRAAAILGIVGAGGLGQMLKYHLSLFQMQNAATVIVAMLLMVAAVDGLSYLLRRAMTR from the coding sequence ATGAAGCATCCGCATTTCACCGCCATGCCCGCGCCTGCGCCCGTGCGCTGGTCGACCTGGGCCTTGCTGGCCGGTTTGCTGCTGCTGGTCATCGCCAGCTTTGCCAGCCTGCCCCTGAAATGGGGCGAGTTCTTCAGCGCGGATGCTCTGCGTACGACGGCCGACTTCCTGCACGGCTTCGCCCCGCCCGAGCTGGCGCCCAACTTCCTCATGAAAGTGGGCGTTGCCACCTTCGAGACCCTGGCCATGTCGGCCATCGGCACGGTCATCGCGGCCCTCGCGGGCGCACTGCTGGCCCTGCCCGCCAGCGGCCGTTTTGGCAACGTGGCGCGCAATGCCACGCGCGCGATACTCAACGTGCTGCGCTCCATTCCCGAACTGGTGTGGGCGTCGATCCTGCTGATCGCCGCCGGCCTGGGCCCCTTCGCGGGCACCCTGGCGCTGGCCCTGCACACGGTGGGCGTGCTGGGACGGTTGTTTGCCGACGCCTTTGAAAACTGCCCGCCCCTGCCTGCCGCCACCTTGCGCATCAATGGCGCGCGCCCCGCCGTGGCCTTTTTGTACGCCACCTTGCCGCAATGCGGGCCGCAGATGATGTCCTACACCCTGTATCGTTGGGAAAACAATATCCGCGCCGCCGCCATCCTCGGCATCGTCGGTGCGGGCGGCCTGGGGCAAATGCTGAAATACCATCTGTCGCTGTTCCAGATGCAGAACGCGGCCACCGTCATCGTCGCCATGCTGCTGATGGTGGCCGCCGTCGATGGCCTCAGCTACCTGCTGCGCCGCGCCATGACCCGTTAA
- the cyoD gene encoding cytochrome o ubiquinol oxidase subunit IV has protein sequence MSDHHTHGDSHHHDNHDHGSLKSYTIGFILSVILTAIPFWLVMTKAITNSGTMGLVLLAFAAVQVVVHMVYFLHMNTKSEGGWNMMALIFTVMIVGIAMAGSLWVMYHMNHNMMPDLMPEYMHTKTAP, from the coding sequence ATGAGCGACCACCACACACACGGCGATAGCCACCACCATGACAACCACGATCATGGCAGCCTGAAAAGCTATACCATCGGCTTCATCCTGTCGGTGATCCTGACGGCCATTCCTTTCTGGCTGGTGATGACGAAAGCCATCACCAACTCGGGCACCATGGGCCTGGTCCTGCTGGCGTTCGCGGCTGTTCAAGTGGTCGTGCACATGGTGTACTTCCTGCACATGAACACGAAGTCCGAAGGCGGCTGGAACATGATGGCGCTGATCTTCACCGTCATGATCGTGGGCATTGCGATGGCCGGTTCCCTGTGGGTCATGTACCACATGAACCACAACATGATGCCGGATCTGATGCCTGAGTACATGCATACGAAAACGGCTCCATGA
- the cyoB gene encoding cytochrome o ubiquinol oxidase subunit I, whose product MLDHIDLTKLIFGRLTWDAIPFHEPILLATFAMVALGGIALVAALTYFRVWGTLWRDWITSIDHKKIGIMYMILGLIMLLRGFADALMMRTQQAIAFGDNAGFLPPHHYDQIFTAHGVIMIFFVAMPFVTGLMNYVVPLQIGARDVAFPFLNNFSFWMTTMGAVLVMASLFVGEFARTGWLAYPPLSGIVGSPDVGVDYYIWSLQIAGVGTLLSGVNLIATIVKMRAPGMTWMRMPIFTWTALCTNILIVAAFPVLTAVLAMLSLDRVAGFNFFTTELGGNAMMYVNLIWIWGHPEVYILILPLFGVFSEVVATFCSKRLFGYASMVYATCVIMILSYLVWLHHFFTMGSGASVNSFFGITTMIISIPTGAKIFNWLFTMYRGRIRFELPMLWTIGFMVTFTIGGMTGVLLAVPPADFVLHNSLFLIAHFHNVIIGGVVFGVFAAINYWFPKAFGYKLDTFWGKCSFWFWFVGFYLAFMPLYVLGLMGVTRRVNHFEDPSLQIWTIIAWFGAVSIALGIGSLLMQFYVSFRNRHALRDVTGDPWGGRTLEWATSSPPPDYNFAFTPQVHELDAWTDMKKHGYQRPTSGFTKIHMPKNTWAGFVIAALSALVGFGLIWQMWLVASVGFVIMMAAIIVHTFNYKRDYYIPAEEVIRTEDAYTKLLSSHV is encoded by the coding sequence ATGCTAGACCATATTGATCTGACGAAGCTTATATTCGGCCGTCTGACTTGGGATGCAATTCCATTTCACGAACCTATCCTGCTGGCGACCTTTGCGATGGTCGCCCTGGGCGGTATCGCACTCGTTGCGGCACTGACGTATTTCCGCGTCTGGGGTACCCTGTGGCGCGACTGGATCACCAGTATCGACCATAAAAAAATCGGTATCATGTACATGATCCTGGGCCTGATCATGCTGCTGCGCGGCTTTGCCGACGCGCTCATGATGCGTACCCAGCAGGCCATCGCCTTTGGCGACAATGCCGGCTTCCTGCCACCGCATCACTACGACCAGATCTTCACCGCCCACGGCGTGATCATGATCTTCTTCGTCGCGATGCCTTTCGTGACGGGTCTGATGAACTACGTGGTGCCGCTGCAAATCGGCGCGCGCGACGTGGCTTTCCCATTCCTGAACAACTTCAGCTTCTGGATGACCACCATGGGCGCCGTCCTGGTGATGGCTTCCCTGTTCGTCGGCGAATTCGCCCGCACGGGCTGGCTGGCCTATCCGCCGCTGTCGGGCATCGTCGGCAGTCCGGACGTGGGGGTAGACTATTACATCTGGTCATTGCAGATTGCCGGGGTCGGGACGCTGCTGTCCGGTGTCAACCTGATCGCCACCATCGTCAAGATGCGCGCGCCGGGCATGACCTGGATGCGCATGCCGATTTTCACCTGGACCGCACTGTGCACCAACATCCTGATCGTCGCCGCCTTCCCGGTGCTGACGGCCGTACTGGCCATGCTGTCTCTGGACCGCGTTGCCGGCTTTAACTTCTTCACGACGGAACTGGGCGGCAACGCCATGATGTACGTCAACCTGATCTGGATCTGGGGCCACCCGGAGGTGTACATCCTGATCCTGCCGCTGTTCGGCGTGTTCTCGGAAGTCGTTGCCACGTTCTGCAGCAAGCGCCTGTTCGGCTATGCGTCGATGGTGTACGCCACCTGCGTCATCATGATTTTGTCGTACCTGGTATGGCTGCATCACTTCTTCACCATGGGTTCGGGCGCCAGCGTCAACTCCTTCTTCGGCATCACGACGATGATCATCTCGATCCCGACGGGCGCGAAGATCTTCAACTGGCTGTTTACCATGTACCGCGGCCGCATCCGCTTTGAACTGCCGATGCTGTGGACGATCGGCTTCATGGTCACCTTCACCATCGGCGGCATGACCGGCGTGCTGCTGGCCGTACCACCGGCGGACTTCGTGCTGCACAACAGCCTGTTCCTGATCGCCCACTTCCATAACGTGATTATCGGCGGCGTGGTCTTCGGTGTGTTCGCTGCGATTAACTACTGGTTCCCGAAAGCCTTCGGCTACAAGCTCGACACGTTCTGGGGCAAGTGCTCGTTCTGGTTCTGGTTCGTCGGTTTCTACCTGGCCTTCATGCCGCTGTACGTGCTGGGCCTGATGGGCGTGACCCGCCGTGTCAACCACTTTGAAGATCCATCCTTGCAAATCTGGACCATCATCGCCTGGTTTGGCGCCGTCTCGATCGCGCTGGGTATCGGCTCCTTGCTGATGCAGTTCTATGTCAGTTTCCGCAACCGTCACGCCCTGCGCGACGTGACCGGCGACCCATGGGGCGGCCGTACGCTGGAATGGGCGACATCGTCGCCACCGCCAGACTATAATTTCGCCTTCACGCCACAAGTGCACGAACTCGATGCATGGACTGACATGAAGAAACACGGTTACCAGCGTCCGACGTCCGGTTTCACGAAGATCCACATGCCGAAGAACACCTGGGCCGGTTTCGTGATCGCCGCACTGTCCGCACTGGTCGGTTTTGGCCTGATCTGGCAAATGTGGCTCGTCGCCAGCGTCGGCTTCGTGATCATGATGGCCGCCATCATCGTCCATACCTTTAACTACAAGCGCGATTACTACATTCCTGCGGAAGAAGTCATCCGTACCGAAGACGCTTATACTAAATTGCTGAGCAGCCATGTCTGA